One stretch of Halapricum desulfuricans DNA includes these proteins:
- a CDS encoding molybdopterin biosynthesis protein, translated as MSDRVEFRDLTDPETAREAIDGLGLDVGSETVPLEAARGRVLAERVDATIDVPGFDRASMDGYAVSARETFGAGETDPVTLEIAGEVHAGEPPDVEVREGVAVEISTGAVMPQGADAVVPVERTSRDGDRVAIRTAVTPGRNVMLAGADVAAGERALGPGTELTARDIGLLAALGVESVPVRSKPRVGIVSTGEELVRPGGRLDHAAGQIYDVNTHTVAAGVEAAGGEPVTYAHAGDDSDELESVLRTAAEECDLVLSSGSTSASTVDVIYRVVEELGELLIHGVAVKPGRPMLVGRFESAAYVGLPGYPVSALTIFRTFVAPTIRKAAGLSEPETATATGEMAVRERYEEGRLRYVPVGLVTDERGRRLVYPVDKGSGATTSLTAADGVVAMDPDTSELAAGESVTVELFSPSVRPPSLLGVGEDDPALSAVLDRVDRPRYLSEGSRVGRRWLEDGISDVAVLAGPVEPPEDAVEIGSWTREWGLVSRDPTDLEGLESLLGGDLSFVNRPPDSGLRASFDDALERLATERESSRAALADSISGYERTARAHESPVRTVARGDADAGLSLRVSADRLGLGFVSLGHQPVRVVAAPDRAEKSGVGQLADAIGDGEAFASLAGYEMER; from the coding sequence ATGAGTGACCGCGTCGAGTTCCGGGACCTGACCGACCCCGAGACGGCTCGCGAGGCGATCGACGGACTCGGTCTCGACGTCGGGTCGGAGACGGTCCCGCTAGAGGCGGCCAGGGGTCGCGTGCTGGCCGAGCGCGTGGACGCGACGATCGACGTGCCCGGCTTCGACCGGGCGAGCATGGACGGCTACGCGGTCTCGGCCCGGGAGACGTTCGGGGCCGGCGAGACCGATCCCGTCACCCTCGAAATCGCCGGGGAGGTACACGCCGGCGAACCTCCGGATGTCGAGGTACGCGAGGGAGTCGCGGTCGAGATCTCGACGGGAGCGGTCATGCCACAGGGGGCCGACGCCGTCGTGCCGGTCGAGCGGACGAGCCGGGATGGCGACCGCGTGGCGATCCGGACGGCGGTCACGCCCGGTCGGAACGTGATGCTCGCCGGGGCGGACGTCGCGGCCGGCGAGCGCGCGCTCGGCCCGGGGACGGAACTCACGGCCCGCGATATCGGGCTGCTCGCCGCGCTGGGCGTCGAATCCGTTCCGGTCCGGTCGAAGCCACGCGTCGGGATCGTCTCGACCGGCGAGGAACTCGTCAGACCCGGTGGGCGGCTCGATCACGCGGCCGGGCAGATCTACGACGTCAACACCCACACCGTCGCCGCGGGCGTCGAAGCGGCCGGCGGCGAGCCGGTCACCTACGCCCACGCGGGCGACGACTCCGACGAACTCGAGTCCGTGCTCCGGACGGCCGCCGAGGAGTGCGACCTCGTGCTCTCCTCGGGGTCGACCAGCGCCTCGACGGTAGACGTGATATACCGCGTCGTCGAGGAGCTGGGCGAGTTGCTGATCCACGGCGTCGCTGTCAAGCCCGGTCGCCCGATGCTCGTCGGTCGGTTCGAGTCGGCCGCCTACGTCGGTTTGCCGGGCTATCCGGTGTCGGCGCTGACGATCTTCCGGACGTTCGTCGCGCCGACGATCCGGAAGGCGGCAGGGCTGTCCGAACCGGAGACGGCGACAGCGACCGGCGAGATGGCGGTCCGCGAGCGCTACGAGGAGGGACGACTCCGGTACGTGCCCGTCGGGCTGGTGACCGACGAGCGCGGCCGGCGGCTGGTCTACCCCGTGGACAAGGGCAGCGGTGCGACCACGTCGCTGACGGCCGCTGACGGCGTCGTTGCGATGGACCCCGACACCAGCGAACTCGCGGCCGGCGAGTCCGTCACGGTCGAGCTGTTTTCGCCGTCGGTCCGGCCCCCGTCGCTGCTGGGCGTCGGCGAGGACGACCCCGCGCTGTCGGCGGTGCTCGATCGCGTCGATCGCCCCCGGTATCTGTCTGAAGGCTCGCGAGTCGGACGGCGATGGCTCGAGGACGGGATCTCGGACGTCGCCGTCCTCGCCGGCCCGGTCGAGCCGCCCGAGGACGCGGTCGAGATCGGCTCGTGGACTCGCGAGTGGGGACTTGTGTCACGCGATCCGACCGACCTCGAGGGCCTCGAATCGCTGCTCGGGGGCGACCTGTCGTTCGTCAACCGGCCGCCAGACAGCGGTCTCCGCGCGAGTTTCGACGACGCACTGGAGCGTCTCGCAACCGAACGCGAATCGTCTCGCGCGGCGCTGGCCGACTCGATTTCGGGCTACGAGCGGACGGCCCGCGCCCACGAGAGTCCCGTCCGGACGGTCGCCCGCGGCGACGCGGACGCGGGGTTGAGCCTGCGCGTCTCGGCCGATCGGCTCGGTCTCGGGTTCGTCTCGCTGGGTCACCAGCCGGTCCGGGTCGTCGCAGCACCCGACCGGGCCGAAAAGAGCGGGGTCGGGCAGCTCGCGGACGCGATCGGGGACGGCGAGGCGTTCGCGTCACTCGCGGGCTACGAAATGGAACGATAG
- a CDS encoding PQQ-binding-like beta-propeller repeat protein, translated as MDDPAERGSTRLGRRACLAGLGTAATVGLAGCATLSASPPAYDRTQSTFDPPERPYDETYSGSDVTMFRRGVRRLGYYPDATVPDDPTVEWSRPINAIGHTAAKSSPRPTPDGEGIVVASDTGRIYGFGLDGERRWAAQTGATYLGIHGTPTIVEETAIVGGYDGSMYAVDVETGDRVWRLSRAALDLAIAIGSSPAYWDGVLYFQTEHKHPASGRLWAVDAETGEPLWTDDQDIGGMPHPSPAIDPATERLVAGSNDGIVYAWEFPSLSFAWSFETGGEVKGTPPVYEGKTYVGSWDDSVYCLELLDGTERWSFETDGIVMSNPGVDPERGVVYVGSGDGRVYALDAATGERRWSTDVGGTVLGSLTVTPEAILVGSYDTNLYALDPETGAVRWRVPNRGHVTSEPVPHDGRIYYAERANLRDYWNDDRETELVENGHVYCLGPGE; from the coding sequence ATGGACGACCCCGCCGAGCGAGGATCGACCCGACTGGGGCGACGGGCCTGTCTCGCGGGACTCGGGACAGCCGCGACGGTCGGACTCGCCGGCTGTGCCACGCTCTCGGCGTCGCCGCCGGCCTACGACCGCACGCAGTCGACCTTCGATCCGCCGGAACGGCCCTACGACGAGACCTATTCGGGGAGCGACGTCACGATGTTCCGTCGCGGAGTCCGACGGCTCGGCTACTACCCCGATGCGACAGTGCCGGACGACCCCACAGTCGAGTGGTCTCGCCCGATCAACGCCATCGGTCACACCGCCGCCAAGTCCAGCCCGCGACCGACGCCGGACGGCGAAGGCATTGTGGTCGCGAGCGACACCGGCCGGATATACGGCTTCGGCCTCGACGGCGAGCGACGCTGGGCGGCACAGACCGGGGCGACGTATCTCGGGATCCACGGGACGCCGACGATCGTCGAGGAGACGGCTATCGTCGGCGGCTACGACGGATCGATGTACGCCGTAGACGTCGAGACCGGCGATCGAGTCTGGCGGCTGTCCCGGGCGGCGCTCGATCTCGCCATCGCGATCGGTTCCAGCCCGGCCTACTGGGACGGCGTCCTGTACTTTCAGACCGAGCATAAACACCCCGCATCCGGGCGGTTGTGGGCCGTCGACGCCGAGACCGGCGAGCCGCTGTGGACCGACGACCAGGACATCGGCGGGATGCCACATCCCTCGCCGGCCATCGATCCGGCGACGGAGCGGCTCGTGGCGGGCTCGAACGACGGGATCGTCTACGCCTGGGAGTTCCCGTCGCTGTCGTTCGCGTGGTCGTTCGAGACTGGCGGCGAAGTCAAGGGAACGCCGCCGGTCTACGAGGGCAAGACCTACGTCGGCTCCTGGGACGACTCGGTCTACTGTCTGGAACTCCTCGACGGGACCGAGCGGTGGTCGTTCGAGACCGACGGGATCGTGATGTCGAACCCCGGCGTCGATCCCGAGCGCGGGGTCGTCTACGTCGGCAGCGGCGACGGCCGCGTCTACGCGCTCGACGCGGCGACGGGCGAACGACGCTGGTCGACTGACGTCGGCGGGACGGTGCTCGGTTCGCTGACCGTCACGCCCGAGGCGATCCTCGTCGGGTCCTACGACACGAACCTGTACGCGCTCGATCCGGAAACGGGAGCCGTCCGCTGGCGCGTCCCGAACCGCGGTCACGTCACCAGCGAGCCCGTCCCGCACGACGGGCGGATCTACTACGCCGAGCGCGCGAACCTCCGGGACTACTGGAACGACGACCGCGAGACCGAACTCGTCGAGAACGGGCACGTCTACTGTCTGGGACCCGGCGAGTAG
- a CDS encoding MBL fold metallo-hydrolase — MITNLAAGEQVFTSNVFLVTGDRTVLIDAGNDFDVCEAVREHVEDIDAVVLTHTHPDHVGNLQRVVETFDVEVWGYDPEYPGVDHAIADGETIQFGDDAYTALHTPGHKDDHLCFFAPGAGVLFAGDLIFANGGFGRTDLAEGDRELLIESIERVREATDETLAALHCGHGPSVEDGPYEHVELAAQAARFG; from the coding sequence ATGATAACGAACCTCGCGGCCGGCGAACAGGTCTTCACGAGCAACGTCTTTCTCGTCACCGGCGACCGAACCGTTCTGATCGACGCCGGCAACGACTTCGACGTCTGTGAGGCCGTGCGCGAACACGTCGAGGACATCGACGCAGTCGTGCTCACACACACCCACCCAGACCACGTCGGGAATCTCCAGCGCGTCGTCGAGACCTTCGACGTCGAGGTCTGGGGGTACGATCCCGAGTATCCGGGCGTCGACCACGCCATCGCGGACGGCGAGACGATCCAGTTCGGCGACGACGCCTACACCGCACTGCACACGCCGGGCCACAAGGACGATCACCTCTGCTTTTTCGCCCCCGGGGCGGGCGTCCTGTTCGCGGGTGATCTGATCTTCGCCAACGGCGGGTTCGGCCGGACCGACCTCGCGGAAGGCGATCGGGAGTTGCTGATCGAGAGCATCGAACGGGTCCGGGAGGCGACCGACGAGACGCTCGCGGCGTTGCACTGTGGCCACGGCCCGAGCGTGGAGGACGGCCCGTACGAACACGTCGAACTCGCGGCCCAGGCTGCCCGGTTCGGGTGA
- a CDS encoding DUF5827 family protein, translating into MPRDRAEFDDLRPLEFREPREVLDPEKMYTIYEVARLLQGVEPDAELDVETENVLLDWAIPWMLKYSSEFVFAEPADDAEPGRYGLAEA; encoded by the coding sequence ATGCCCAGAGACCGAGCCGAATTCGACGATCTGCGACCGCTTGAGTTCCGCGAACCGCGCGAGGTGCTCGATCCCGAGAAGATGTACACGATCTACGAGGTCGCCCGCCTCCTGCAGGGCGTCGAGCCCGACGCCGAACTGGACGTCGAGACCGAGAACGTCCTGCTCGACTGGGCGATCCCGTGGATGCTGAAGTACAGCTCGGAGTTCGTCTTCGCCGAACCGGCCGACGACGCCGAACCCGGCCGCTACGGGCTCGCCGAAGCATGA
- a CDS encoding DEAD/DEAH box helicase codes for MGTRLSYEDGTIRIDGERPDLPFVEVDSRSETARAPAFRYRELRRWLADRPGNHEDAVFRTEPLNLATDYELRSYQREALEAWRDAGDRGVLELPTGSGKTVIAVVAVAALGVPTLVVVPTIDLLEQWREELDREFDVPIGQLGGGTQRVESITVATYDSAYLRAEELGDRFELVVFDEVHHLGGEGYREIARLLAAPARMGLTATFERPDGAHEALTDLVGPKVVEIDPDELAGEHLAAYDIKRLTVSLTPEERERYERQQGTFTDYLQQSNLQLHSGEDYRKLVMRSGTDPAAREALLAKQRAREVMMNADRKVELLAELLDRHAEDRIIVFTAFTDLVYRLSERFLLPAITHETGADERREILRAFRNGTYSRIVTANVLDEGVDVPDANVAIVLSGSASEREFTQRLGRILRPTADGSRALLYEVVTEETAEERVAQRRR; via the coding sequence ATGGGAACGCGGCTCAGCTACGAGGACGGGACGATCCGAATCGACGGCGAGAGGCCGGATCTCCCGTTCGTCGAAGTCGACTCCCGGAGCGAGACCGCCCGCGCGCCGGCCTTTCGCTACCGGGAGTTGCGACGCTGGCTCGCAGATCGACCCGGCAACCACGAGGATGCGGTCTTCCGGACCGAACCGCTGAATCTCGCGACCGACTACGAGCTCCGGTCCTACCAGCGTGAGGCGCTCGAGGCGTGGCGCGACGCGGGCGACCGGGGCGTGCTGGAGTTACCGACCGGCAGCGGCAAGACGGTAATCGCCGTCGTGGCTGTCGCGGCGCTCGGCGTGCCGACGCTGGTCGTCGTGCCGACGATCGACCTGCTCGAACAGTGGCGCGAGGAACTCGATCGGGAGTTCGACGTCCCGATCGGGCAACTCGGTGGGGGGACCCAGCGCGTCGAATCGATCACCGTCGCGACCTACGACTCGGCGTATCTCCGGGCCGAGGAACTGGGCGACCGCTTCGAGCTCGTCGTCTTCGACGAGGTCCATCACCTCGGCGGCGAGGGCTACCGGGAGATCGCGCGACTGCTGGCCGCGCCGGCGCGCATGGGGCTCACGGCGACGTTCGAGCGCCCGGACGGCGCACACGAGGCACTCACCGATCTGGTCGGTCCGAAAGTCGTCGAGATCGATCCCGACGAACTCGCGGGTGAGCACCTCGCGGCCTACGATATCAAGCGTCTGACGGTGTCGCTGACGCCCGAAGAGCGCGAGCGCTACGAACGCCAGCAGGGGACGTTCACCGACTACCTGCAACAGTCGAACCTCCAGCTGCACAGTGGCGAAGACTACCGAAAACTCGTGATGCGGTCGGGGACTGACCCGGCCGCTCGGGAGGCCCTGCTCGCCAAACAGCGGGCGCGCGAGGTGATGATGAACGCCGACCGGAAGGTCGAGTTACTGGCCGAGCTGCTGGACCGTCACGCCGAGGACCGGATCATCGTCTTCACGGCGTTTACCGACCTCGTGTATCGGCTCTCCGAACGGTTCCTGTTGCCGGCGATCACCCACGAGACGGGAGCCGACGAGCGCCGGGAGATCCTGCGGGCGTTTCGCAACGGAACGTACTCGCGGATCGTCACCGCGAACGTGCTCGACGAGGGGGTCGATGTCCCCGATGCGAACGTGGCGATCGTCCTCTCGGGCAGCGCCAGCGAACGGGAGTTCACGCAGCGACTGGGACGAATCTTGCGCCCGACGGCCGACGGCTCGCGGGCGCTGCTCTACGAGGTCGTCACCGAAGAGACAGCCGAAGAGCGGGTCGCTCAGCGGCGGCGGTGA
- the glp gene encoding gephyrin-like molybdotransferase Glp, whose protein sequence is MDEQRGFDDVTRLSSAVETLREAATPLDRTERLGLAAAERRVLATPLDARRPVPHFRRAAMDGYAVRASDTFDATGRSPVTLDRFGVGAGSVASGQAQWVHTGSPLPNGADAVVKVEETTRREDRVEVETAVAEGTNVAPVGEDVEAGQRLFEAGHRLRPSDLGLLKATGVGEVEVYERPTVGVVPTGDELVEGDPGPGEVVETNGFTVSRYVERWGGTATYRRIVPDDPAALRSAIQRDLTKDVVVTNGGSSVGKRDHLADVIDDLGEVLFHGVAVKPGHPVGAGLVEDTPVLMLPGYPVSTIVGAVQLLRPLLKRVGHLPPTEPPTTEATLARKIPGEIGARTFARVSLDTGDGRGDDEGSGGDEHGEVVAEPTRASGAGVLSSVALADGWVVVPESREGIPAGETVAVEHWEYDE, encoded by the coding sequence ATGGACGAACAGCGCGGTTTCGACGACGTGACGCGACTCTCGTCGGCCGTCGAAACGCTCCGAGAGGCGGCGACGCCGCTGGATCGGACTGAACGACTCGGGCTGGCAGCGGCCGAGCGTCGCGTCCTCGCGACGCCACTCGACGCTCGGCGACCGGTCCCGCACTTCCGGCGGGCAGCGATGGACGGCTACGCCGTGCGCGCGAGCGACACGTTCGACGCGACCGGTCGGTCGCCCGTCACGCTCGACCGGTTCGGGGTCGGGGCCGGATCGGTCGCATCCGGGCAGGCACAGTGGGTTCACACAGGTAGTCCGCTGCCGAACGGAGCCGACGCGGTCGTCAAGGTTGAGGAGACGACCCGCCGGGAGGATCGCGTCGAGGTCGAAACGGCAGTCGCTGAAGGGACGAACGTCGCGCCCGTCGGCGAGGACGTCGAAGCGGGACAGCGGTTGTTCGAGGCGGGCCACCGGCTGCGGCCCTCGGATCTGGGGCTGCTGAAGGCGACCGGCGTCGGCGAGGTCGAAGTCTACGAGCGCCCGACCGTCGGCGTCGTCCCGACCGGCGACGAGCTCGTCGAGGGCGACCCCGGACCCGGCGAGGTCGTCGAGACCAACGGCTTCACGGTCTCGCGGTACGTCGAGCGCTGGGGCGGGACGGCGACCTATCGACGGATCGTCCCGGACGACCCGGCGGCGCTTCGCTCGGCGATCCAGCGCGATCTCACGAAGGACGTCGTCGTCACCAACGGCGGGTCCTCGGTCGGCAAGCGCGACCACCTGGCGGACGTGATCGACGACCTGGGCGAGGTCCTGTTTCACGGCGTCGCGGTCAAGCCCGGCCATCCCGTCGGTGCGGGGCTCGTCGAGGACACGCCCGTGCTCATGCTGCCGGGCTATCCGGTCTCGACGATCGTCGGCGCAGTCCAGTTGCTGCGACCGCTGCTCAAGCGCGTCGGTCACCTGCCGCCCACGGAGCCGCCGACGACCGAGGCGACGCTGGCTCGGAAAATCCCCGGTGAGATCGGCGCGCGGACGTTCGCGCGCGTCTCGCTGGACACCGGCGACGGGAGGGGTGACGACGAGGGGTCCGGAGGCGACGAACACGGCGAGGTCGTCGCCGAGCCGACACGGGCGAGCGGCGCGGGCGTGCTCTCGAGCGTCGCGCTGGCGGACGGGTGGGTCGTCGTACCCGAGTCCCGGGAGGGGATCCCGGCCGGCGAGACAGTGGCGGTCGAACACTGGGAGTACGATGAGTGA
- a CDS encoding RPA family protein has translation MSSTPTREVARRVFAREFNDATYTFKESDDDRAPVYVLLPTGARANRIFVVGTLTETEDVGEDSEYWQGRIVDPNGGTFFVYAGQYQPDAAATLRELEPPAYVAVVGKPRTYETDEGDVNVSVRPESITSVDETTRDRWVVETAERTLERIERFESETADEYVEMAGEQYDLPVENYRRAALEALESLEDEETPAEASP, from the coding sequence ATGAGTTCCACGCCAACCCGCGAAGTCGCTCGCCGCGTCTTCGCACGCGAGTTCAACGACGCGACCTACACGTTCAAGGAGAGCGACGACGACCGCGCGCCGGTGTACGTCCTGTTGCCGACGGGTGCCCGGGCCAACCGGATCTTCGTGGTCGGGACGCTGACCGAGACCGAAGACGTCGGTGAGGACAGCGAGTACTGGCAGGGGCGGATCGTCGATCCCAACGGCGGAACGTTCTTCGTCTACGCCGGCCAGTACCAGCCCGACGCGGCCGCCACCCTGCGGGAACTGGAGCCGCCGGCGTACGTCGCCGTCGTCGGCAAGCCCCGAACCTACGAGACCGACGAGGGCGACGTCAACGTCTCCGTGCGTCCCGAGTCGATCACGAGCGTCGACGAGACGACCCGCGATCGGTGGGTCGTCGAGACGGCCGAGCGCACGCTCGAACGGATCGAGCGCTTCGAGTCCGAGACGGCCGACGAGTACGTCGAGATGGCCGGCGAACAGTACGACCTGCCGGTCGAGAACTACCGACGGGCCGCGCTCGAAGCGCTCGAGAGCCTGGAAGACGAAGAGACCCCCGCCGAAGCGAGTCCCTAG
- the icd gene encoding NADP-dependent isocitrate dehydrogenase has product MNYDYENVEVPTDGEPIEVVDEDADELSIPETPIVPIIHGDGIGKDVGPAAQKVLTAAAQATGHDIAWMRVYAGESGRERYDENLPEDTVNAIDEFRVAIKGPLTTPVGAGFRSLNVALRQTLDFYANVRPTYYLDGVPSPMKAPEEMDMVTFRENTEDVYAGIEWEAGTDEVERVREFVEDEMGFDDVMHEGPIGIGIKPITEKGSKRLVRKAIDYALEHDRDKVTLVHKGNIMKFTEGQFGEWGMEVADEEYPDEEVFAAPDSLWETQDEVNIPEDAVMVEERLADAMLQWMQLRTDEFDVLAMPNLNGDYLSDAAGAQIGGLGIAPGANFGDARVLAEPVHGSAPKRAGQNMANPTAMILSGRLMFDYMGWDDAADLVRDAVEETISSGKVTYDLERQLEDAEKLGTDEYAESIVANIEKLA; this is encoded by the coding sequence ATGAACTACGACTACGAGAACGTCGAGGTTCCGACCGACGGAGAGCCGATCGAAGTCGTCGACGAGGACGCGGACGAACTCTCGATTCCCGAAACGCCGATCGTTCCCATCATCCACGGGGACGGCATCGGGAAAGACGTCGGTCCGGCCGCACAGAAAGTGCTCACGGCCGCGGCCCAGGCCACCGGTCACGACATCGCGTGGATGCGCGTCTACGCCGGCGAGTCCGGACGCGAGCGCTACGACGAGAACCTGCCCGAGGATACGGTCAACGCCATCGACGAGTTCCGGGTCGCCATCAAGGGCCCGCTGACGACGCCTGTCGGCGCGGGCTTCCGATCGCTGAACGTCGCACTGCGACAGACGCTCGACTTCTACGCCAACGTCCGGCCGACCTACTACCTCGACGGCGTCCCCTCGCCGATGAAAGCGCCCGAGGAGATGGACATGGTCACCTTCCGGGAGAACACCGAGGACGTCTACGCCGGCATCGAGTGGGAGGCCGGCACCGACGAGGTCGAGCGAGTCCGGGAGTTCGTCGAAGACGAGATGGGATTCGACGACGTGATGCACGAGGGCCCGATCGGCATCGGGATCAAGCCGATCACCGAGAAGGGCTCCAAGCGCCTCGTCCGGAAAGCCATCGACTACGCGCTGGAGCACGACCGCGACAAGGTGACGCTCGTCCACAAGGGCAACATCATGAAGTTCACCGAGGGGCAGTTCGGCGAGTGGGGCATGGAAGTCGCCGACGAGGAGTACCCCGACGAGGAGGTCTTCGCCGCGCCCGACTCCCTGTGGGAGACCCAGGACGAGGTCAACATCCCCGAAGACGCGGTGATGGTCGAAGAACGGCTCGCCGACGCAATGTTGCAGTGGATGCAGCTGCGCACCGACGAGTTCGACGTGCTGGCGATGCCGAACCTCAACGGCGACTACCTCTCTGATGCCGCCGGGGCCCAGATCGGCGGGCTCGGAATCGCGCCCGGCGCGAACTTCGGCGACGCGCGCGTGCTGGCCGAACCGGTCCACGGCTCGGCCCCGAAACGCGCCGGCCAGAACATGGCAAACCCGACTGCGATGATCCTCTCCGGCCGGCTCATGTTCGATTACATGGGCTGGGACGACGCCGCGGACCTCGTCCGGGACGCCGTCGAGGAGACGATCTCCTCGGGCAAGGTCACCTACGACCTCGAACGCCAGCTCGAGGACGCCGAGAAACTCGGCACCGACGAGTACGCAGAGTCGATCGTCGCGAACATCGAAAAACTGGCGTAG
- a CDS encoding ATPase, whose product MNLLVAGSEQLDAGKTTFSVGLVKRTGAVGYKPRAGNDFWYSHDDVRTAAEDGVLYGKDARRLAAAGPDGVEPTDINAVHRLWRPLPGGVGGVLEQDGREFLLDRAGGTYVANGTTTLPAFVRESFPIESAIRVESLAEFNDVMAGRHGRVQDDLLAEVEAQPLSVVESYGAIARPLSELDHDAVAVVEPRRVRVYDGRRYDKGCSIAGGSPGPDRGTLEERVADVTDLIDPVETVEIPPLPESDRHDPAAIADAYESAYDAMLSAAGT is encoded by the coding sequence ATGAACCTGCTCGTCGCCGGCTCCGAGCAGCTCGACGCCGGCAAGACGACCTTCTCGGTCGGGCTGGTCAAGCGCACCGGCGCGGTCGGCTACAAGCCCCGGGCCGGCAACGACTTCTGGTACAGCCACGACGACGTGCGGACGGCCGCCGAGGACGGCGTCCTCTACGGGAAAGACGCCCGGAGGTTGGCTGCGGCCGGTCCCGACGGCGTCGAGCCGACTGACATCAACGCCGTTCACCGCCTCTGGCGACCGCTCCCGGGCGGCGTCGGTGGCGTCCTCGAACAGGACGGCCGGGAGTTCCTGCTCGACCGGGCCGGCGGAACGTACGTCGCCAACGGGACGACGACGCTCCCGGCGTTCGTCCGTGAATCGTTCCCGATCGAGTCGGCGATACGCGTCGAGTCGCTCGCGGAATTCAACGACGTGATGGCCGGTCGCCACGGCCGGGTCCAGGACGATCTGCTGGCTGAGGTCGAGGCACAACCGCTGTCGGTCGTCGAGTCCTACGGCGCGATCGCCCGTCCGCTCTCCGAACTCGACCACGACGCCGTCGCAGTCGTCGAGCCCCGACGGGTGCGCGTCTACGATGGCCGACGCTACGACAAGGGGTGCTCGATCGCCGGCGGTTCGCCCGGTCCGGACCGCGGCACGCTCGAGGAACGCGTCGCGGACGTGACCGACCTGATCGACCCGGTCGAGACCGTCGAGATACCGCCACTACCCGAGTCCGACCGCCACGATCCGGCCGCGATCGCCGACGCCTACGAGTCGGCCTACGACGCGATGCTGTCGGCCGCCGGTACGTGA
- a CDS encoding VOC family protein codes for MDLTAHHYGITVSDLDRMVTFYRDVLGLDVLAEFSVGGEAFATGVDVPGASAEFVHLDGGDARIELVEYGPEGDRRPQPSLNEPGATHLGLAVDDLDSVYAGLPDSVDTLSEPQTTESGTRILFVRDPEGNLVELLET; via the coding sequence ATGGACCTGACTGCACACCACTACGGAATCACCGTCTCGGACCTGGATCGAATGGTGACGTTCTACCGGGACGTGCTCGGTCTGGACGTTCTCGCCGAGTTTTCCGTCGGCGGCGAAGCCTTCGCGACCGGCGTCGACGTCCCGGGAGCCAGCGCCGAGTTCGTCCACCTCGACGGCGGCGACGCCCGGATCGAACTCGTCGAGTACGGCCCCGAGGGCGATCGCCGACCGCAGCCGTCGCTGAACGAACCGGGGGCGACACATCTCGGACTCGCGGTCGACGACCTCGATTCGGTCTATGCGGGGCTACCCGACAGTGTGGACACGCTCAGCGAACCGCAGACGACCGAGAGCGGGACGCGGATCCTGTTCGTCCGCGATCCCGAAGGGAACCTCGTGGAGCTTTTGGAAACCTAG
- the sepF gene encoding cell division protein SepF: MGLMSKILGETGSSRQTGDYVELSAEDFETDAAEADTTVRIARISDQQDVIDIKDAVYDGDIVIADITRHTTQDQTMEHITDELKQVAGEVGGDIVQKDDDQLIITPSGVAISRERLGR, from the coding sequence ATGGGACTCATGAGCAAAATCCTGGGGGAGACCGGCTCGTCCAGGCAGACCGGCGACTACGTCGAACTCAGTGCCGAGGACTTCGAGACGGACGCGGCCGAGGCTGACACGACGGTCCGGATCGCCCGGATCAGCGATCAGCAGGACGTCATCGACATCAAAGACGCCGTCTACGACGGCGATATCGTCATCGCCGACATCACGCGCCACACCACGCAGGACCAGACGATGGAGCACATCACAGACGAACTCAAGCAGGTCGCAGGCGAGGTCGGCGGCGACATCGTCCAGAAAGACGACGACCAGTTGATCATCACCCCCTCGGGCGTGGCGATCAGTCGAGAACGGCTCGGCCGGTAG